From one Stigmatopora nigra isolate UIUO_SnigA chromosome 8, RoL_Snig_1.1, whole genome shotgun sequence genomic stretch:
- the blvrb gene encoding flavin reductase (NADPH), whose product MSDSVKNVVIFGATGMTGLATLPLAATQDYNVTVLVRDPSKLPADHKASRVVVGDVLNKDDVKKALEGQDAVIIILGTRNDLSPTTVMSEGTKNIVEAMKVRGIRKVVGCLSAFLLWDRSKVPPRMLDVTADHDRMYAILKSSDLDYVAVMPPHIGNDLPLTESYSATENALRGRAISKHDLGHFMVKCLSTSEWDGKSVGIWGEYK is encoded by the exons ATGTCAGACTCCGTGAAGAACGTGGTCATTTTTGGGGCGACAGGAATGACTGGCCTGGCAACCCTGCCTCTTGCAGCGACTCAAG ATTACAACGTGACGGTGCTGGTGCGAGACCCCAGCAAGTTGCCGGCGGACCACAAGGCATCCAGGGTCGTGGTGGGGGACGTTCTCAACAAGGATGATGTGAAGAAAGCCTTGGAAGGGCAGGATGCCGTCATCATCATCTTGGGAACCAGAAATGATCTCA GTCCTACAACAGTCATGTCTGAAGGCACCAAAAACATTGTGGAAGCCATGAAGGTTCGCGGCATTCGCAAAGTGGTGGGCTGCTTGTCAG CATTCCTGCTGTGGGATCGTTCCAAAGTGCCTCCTCGCATGCTGGACGTCACCGCGGACCACGACCGGATGTACGCGATCCTCAAATCGTCTGACCTGGACTACGTAGCTGTCATGCCACCTCACATTGGAA ATGATCTTCCCCTGACGGAGAGCTACTCGGCGACAGAGAACGCTTTGAGGGGACGCGCCATCTCCAAACACGACCTGGGACACTTCATGGTCAAGTGTCTCTCCACCAGCGAGTGGGACGGCAAGTCGGTTGGCATTTGGGGAGAATACAAATAA
- the LOC144200827 gene encoding sushi domain-containing protein 6 gives MSASLLSPWPCGRIIIILLTSLPQVYAGRLSNCTHPLVPEHGGFRCEPSPCRGFPHKSSVRLFCEDGYRTAKSLISTCHHGTWRPPIAACIRIRGGARVNTNSGPDFSMPNVATTAVGVSIFLLTTTACLVVKSRLCPCQSDSVRRSSDQLDLMAEGLPVSLPSYEEAMYGSWGQPLPSSHSPAPGPTQLLLAREPPGRQSSSDNPPPPYEEVQSPTSDSRRLRVPLSANKDV, from the exons ATGTCTGCATCACTGCTGTCTCCTTGGCCATGTGGACGGATAATCATCATCCTTTTGACCTCCTTACCACAGGTTTATGCAG GCCGATTGAGCAACTGCACGCACCCACTTGTGCCCGAACATGGGGGCTTCCGCTGTGAGCCGTCCCCCTGCCGAGGTTTTCCCCACAAGAGTTCTGTGCGTCTGTTCTGCGAGGACGGCTATCGCACAGCCAAGTCTCTCATCTCCACGTGCCACCATGGCACTTGGAGGCCGCCTATTGCCGCCTGCATCCGCATCAGAG GGGGCGCTCGCGTCAACACAAACAGCGGGCCAGACTTTTCCATGCCCAACGTCGCCACGACGGCTGTGGGCGTGTCTATATTCCTGCTCACCACCACCGCATGCTTGGTGGTCAAGTCCCGCCTCTGCCCCTGTCAATCAGACAG TGTGCGTCGGTCTTCGGACCAGCTGGACCTGATGGCTGAGGGACTTCCCGTCTCACTGCCCTCCTACGAGGAGGCAATGTACGGCAGCTGGGGTCAGCCCCTCCCTTCTTCCCATTCACCCGCGCCGGGACCCACCCAACTACTGCTGGCCCGGGAACCACCCGGGCGCCAATCCAGCTCCgacaaccccccacccccatacGAAGAGGTCCAATCACCAACAAGCGACAGCCGACGACTGCGCGTTCCTCTGTCAGCCAACAAGGATGTTTGA
- the LOC144200764 gene encoding uncharacterized protein LOC144200764, giving the protein MSTNLATMSEVETVLQRCDPALLVPSDEGDESESAGEKLLFLQDKRRVQKVLWRQLFVLDSMMCELEGLQSPQQFLTQTHATQTESGARGRWKALKGDCRKLTEKSEELLATLLQNMQTINDKRQKVMHLLQQLQAKKQQSEETQKCVEKTRKALQACDGQLNRLRVELEAQLRHVEGWQQSKEAFQTYAAAVHEMAQVHLLSFNQSGMSLELRPRPPNTNRLSNQVEPLKLSVIWSPDGRFTLEVDPASSPWQMPGDASGRSGELSAALVDAVDNFVGQAGLLAEIQSLRNSFPIDWNPAQRLLVYLKSASILCNLEVPEGYPDSGPVQLREVQRDGQVLNIDTLQPQNPDGSLTEWLMFLSNNPLI; this is encoded by the exons ATGTCGACCAACCTAGCAACAATGTCAGAAGTTGAAAC tGTGTTGCAGCGCTGCGACCCCGCCCTCCTTGTGCCATCTGACGAGGGGGATGAGTCGGAATCTGCAGGAGAGAAACTCCTCTTCCTccag gataAGCGGCGTGTGCAGAAGGTTCTGTGGCGTCAGCTGTTTGTTTTGGACTCCATGATGTGCGAGTTGGAGGGGCTTCAATCTCCACAGCAATTTCTAACACAGACCCATGCCACTCAGACAG AGAGTGGCGCGCGGGGCCGCTGGAAGGCATTGAAGGGAGATTGCCGAAAGTTAACGGAGAAATCAGAGGAGCTACTTGCCACGCTGCTACAAAACATGCAAACCATCAACGACAAACGCCAAAAAGTCATGCATTTGCTGCAGCAGTTGCAAGCCAAG AAGCAGCAAAGCGAAGAAACCCAGAAATGCGTGGAAAAGACACGTAAAGCATTGCAGGCATGTGATGGTCAGCTAAATCGACTGAGGGTGGAACTGGAAGCGCAGCTTAGGCACGTGGAAGGATGGCAGCAATCCAAAGAGGC CTTCCAGACGTACGCAGCGGCCGTTCATGAGATGGCACAAGTCCACCTGCTGTCATTCAACCAGTCAGGGATGTCTCTAGAGCTGAGGCCACGCCCTCCCAACACCAATCGGCTGTCCAATCAGGTGGAGCCGCTAAAGCTGTCGGTCATCTGGAGCCCAGATGGCCGTTTCACTCTCGAGGTCGACCCg GCAAGTTCCCCATGGCAAATGCCGGGGGATGCGTCGGGCCGCTCCGGCGAGCTCAGCGCCGCCCTGGTGGATGCTGTAGACAACTTTGTGGGACAGGCCGGCCTTCTGGCTGAGATCCAGAGCTTGAGAAACAG ttttcctATTGACTGGAATCCTGCTCAGCGCTTGCTGGTGTACCTCAAGTCAGCGTCGATTCTGTGCAACCTGGAGGTGCCGGAAGGATACCCCGACAGTGGACCCGTGCAACTCCGAGAGgtacaaagagacggacaagtATTGAACATCGACACATTGCAG cctCAAAACCCTGATGGGAGCCTCACTGAATGGCTCATGTTTTTGTCCAACAATCCTCTCATTTGA
- the hif1al gene encoding hypoxia inducible factor 1 subunit alpha, like encodes MNKPNKPNTSQNRQDFPVATKDNMDDGEEANLTISWSSSEQRKLRSRDAARCRRTKETELFYDLARNLPLPRRVATHLDKAAIMRVALSFLRMHRICHSASSTMSQEEEDPADVLYSQALSGFILVITVEGDMIYLTDNVSKHIGIPQLELLGQSIYDFVHPCDQEELRDHLLFHPACAKKASKVQQSQRNFFLRMKSTLTNKGRTVNLKSASWKVFHCTGHMRSLATSHEAPPEDMVLMLLCEPIPHPSSVDFPLDTHTFLTRHSMDMRFTHCEGRLGELVGYELDDLIGHSVFEFHHALDSVNVNKSLKTLLTKGQVSTSPFRFLASGGGFVWAETQATVLYDNKMSRAEAVVCLNFVLSAVEQSDMVYSSVQIHAGNRLKAEELKSEELKLEGLKEDVSESSSHYSSSETLLVPTPEEADAVTPLAGDFVALSFITPHRPSEVPENPERLCTPELRRLLLPIFNPDSPPQSSSSLDYQSDPTPCESDNVLGSSDLEKFFAFWPKDGDNKQHDTQQVMDGMDLDMLAPYISMDEDFHLGFFSTGAVPGESADVNTEMPPELTAVGRKRAHNADEDCLSLLIGTDDKRPRCDGDDASLEDQLLLSHALLGCLEGRHSEEETFSKGRSHLLTERDPILGDGRGICDTAGLMLDIFKSQPPPNLSPMS; translated from the exons atgaacAAACCTAACAAACCAAACACCAGCCAAAACAGACAAGACTTTCCAGTAGCTACAAAAGATAACATGGACGACGGCGAGGAAGCCAATTTGACCATTAGTTG GAGCAGCTCGGAGCAGAGAAAATTGCGTTCTCGCGACGCAGCTCGCTGCAGGCGCACTAAAGAGACGGAATTGTTCTATGACTTGGCCCGTAACCTTCCCCTACCCAGACGTGTCGCCACACACCTGGACAAGGCGGCCATTATGAGGGTCGCCCTCAGCTTCCTGCGCATGCACCGCATCTGCCATAGTG CGAGTTCAACCATGTCTCAGGAGGAAGAGGACCCGGCCGATGTCCTGTACTCTCAGGCGTTGTCGGGCTTTATTCTAGTGATAACGGTGGAAGGAGACATGATTTACCTGACTGACAACGTCAGCAAGCATATTGGCATCCCGCAG TTGGAGCTTCTGGGTCAGAGCATCTATGACTTTGTTCATCCATGTGACCAGGAAGAGCTCAGAGACCACCTTCTTTTCCACCCAG CGTGTGCCAAAAAAGCAAGCAAAGTTCAGCAGAGCCAGAGGAACTTCTTCCTCCGAATGAAAAGCACGCTGACCAACAAGGGGCGTACTGTTAACCTCAAATCAGCCAGTTGGAAG GTGTTCCACTGCACGGGTCACATGCGTTCGCTGGCCACCTCGCATGAGGCGCCCCCCGAGGATATGGTGTTGATGCTGCTCTGCGAGCCGATCCCCCACCCGTCCAGTGTGGATTTTCCCCTGGACACGCACACCTTTCTCACCCGCCACAGTATGGACATGCGCTTCACACACTGTGAAGGAAG GTTGGGCGAATTAGTGGGATATGAGCTGGACGATCTCATTGGCCACTCAGTGTTCGAGTTCCATCATGCGCTGGACTCGGTTAATGTTAACAAGAGCCTGAAAACAT tGTTGACCAAAGGGCAGGTGAGCACTAGCCCCTTCCGTTTTCTGGCGAGCGGGGGCGGTTTCGTATGGGCTGAGACGCAAGCCACTGTACTATACGATAACAAAATGTCACGTGCTGAGGCTGTAGTTTGCCTCAACTTTGTGCTCAG TGCTGTGGAGCAGTCAGACATGGTATACTCCTCTGTTCAAATCCACGCCGGCAACCGCCTCAAAGCTGAGGAACTCAAATCAGAGGAACTCAAATTAGAGGGCCTCAAGGAAGACGTTAGTGAGAGTTCCAGCCACTACAGCTCGTCAGAGACGCTTCTCGTTCCCACTCCAGAAGAGGCAGATGCCGTCACGCCGTTGGCAGGAG ACTTTGTAGCGCTTTCCTTCATTACGCCGCACCGCCCAAGCGAAGTCCCCGAGAACCCTGAGCGACTTTGCACGCCAGAGCTTCGCCGACTCCTTCTCCCCATCTTTAATCCGGACAGTCCGCCGCAGTCTTCATCCTCGTTGGATTACCAGTCAGATCCG ACCCCGTGCGAAAGCGATAACGTGCTCGGCTCCAGCGATTTGGAGAAGTTTTTTGCCTTTTGGCCAAAAGATGGTGACAACAAGCAGCATGACACCCAGCAG GTGATGGACGGCATGGATCTGGACATGTTGGCGCCGTATATTTCCATGGATGAAGACTTCCATCTCGGCTTCTTCAGCACCGGCGCTGTGCCCGGGGAGAGCGCTGACGTTAACACAGAGATGCCACCAGAGCTTACAGCCGTCGGCAGAAAACG GGCTCACAATGCGGATGAAGATTGTTTGTCTCTACTGATAGGGACAGACGACAAGCGTCCCAGGTGTGATGGCGATGATGCTTCTCTGGAGGACCAGCTTCTGCTCAGCCACGCGCTACTG GGCTGTCTGGAGGGGAGGCATTCAGAAGAGGAAACATTCTCCAAGGGGCGGAGTCATCTTCTTACGGAAAGGGATCCCATCTTGGGTGATGGCAGAGGAATCTGTGACACTGCAG GGCTGATGTTGGACATCTTCAAATCTCAGCCACCTCCCAACTTGTCTCCAATGTCCTGA
- the LOC144200957 gene encoding WD repeat-containing protein 20: MAGDGGALKDINEIKSQFRTREGFYKLLTLSDSQQRGGGLPRGASVAAAATLGPAAAGGPIASGGVGLLQGPGAAAAAVAAAAAVASSSNAAANSSPAGFLPPVRVSMVKLQPEDPGEESERVCFNIGRELYFYTYTNIKKAVDLSKPIDKRIYKGTQPTCHDFNQYSASAESVALIVGFSAGQVQYLDPIKKETSKLFNEERLIDKSKVTCLKWLPKSENLFLASHASGHLYLYNVEHTCGTAAPQYSLLRQGEGFAVYACKTKTPRNPLLRWAVGEGGLNEFAFSPDGVHVACVGQDGCLRVFHFDSMELQGVMRSYFGGLLCVSWSPDGKYLATGGEDDLVTVWSFAESRVVARGHGHKSWVNVVAFDPFTTSLEDEEPMELSGSEEDLHQGGAPNNTTPHFGRVRTSSTLSRLSRHSSKGGGSAAVTYRFGSVGQDTQFCLWDLTDDILYPRLPLSRAFTNTFGPTLPNSGGGGVEGHHHPPVVGTSNPPTLPLPLPRSLSRSNSLPHPAVANTSKSQGTTECATGGTGSGTGTTGGGPGNTAPFSIGRFATLTLQERKSDKSVVGSGVEKEHKRYHSLGNISKSNDKINVAPRGSGRLDAAKVLGTTLCPRMHEVPLLEPLVCKKIAHERLTVLVFMDDCIITACQEGLICTWARPGKVNLTAQNGNSPSGTVV, from the exons aTGGCCGGAGATGGCGGCGCTCTGAAGGATATCAATGAGATTAAATCACAGTTCCGGACCAGAGAGGGCTTCTACAAGCTGCTCACCCTTTCGGACTCGCAGCAGCGGGGCGGGGGGCTGCCGAGGGGCGCCTCCGTCGCCGCCGCGGCCACGCTGGGTCCCGCGGCTGCAGGTGGCCCGATAGCCAGCGGAGGGGTCGGGCTGCTCCAGGGCCCCGGAGCTGCCGCTGCTGCCGTCGCCGCagccgccgccgtcgcctcCTCGTCGAATGCCGCAGCCAACTCCTCCCCGGCGGGTTTCCTGCCACCGGTGCGGGTCTCCATGGTCAAGCTGCAACCCGAAGACCCGGGAGAGGAGTCGGAGCGGGTGTGCTTCAACATCGGCAGGGAGCTTTATTTCTACACGTACACCAACATTAAAAAG GCTGTTGACCTGAGCAAGCCCATTGACAAACGGATTTACAAAGGCACACAGCCCACGTGTCACGACTTCAACCAATACTCGGCGTCGGCTGAAAGTGTGGCGCTCATCGTTGGTTTCTCGGCCGGACAGGTGCAATACCTGGACCCCATCAAGAAGGAGACTAGCAAGCTATTCAATGAAGAG CGTCTGATCGACAAATCCAAAGTGACGTGTCTGAAATGGCTCCCCAAGTCCGAAAACCTGTTCCTGGCTTCCCACGCCAGCGGCCACCTCTACCTCTACAACGTGGAGCACACTTGCGGCACGGCAGCGCCGCAGTACTCGCTTTTGCGCCAAGGCGAGGGATTCGCCGTGTACGCCTGCAAGACCAAGACACCCCGAAACCCGCTTCTCCGTTGGGCGGTGGGCGAAGGCGGTCTCAACGAGTTTGCCTTCTCGCCCGATGGCGTCCACGTGGCCTGCGTGGGTCAGGATGGCTGCCTGCGGGTCTTCCACTTTGATTCCATGGAGCTCCAGGGCGTCATGCGGAGTTACTTTGGGGGCCTGCTGTGTGTCTCCTGGAGCCCCGACGGAAAGTACCTGGCCACCGGGGGCGAGGACGACCTCGTCACCGTGTGGTCCTTTGCCGAGAGCCGGGTGGTGGCCCGCGGACACGGACACAAATCCTGGGTTAACGTGGTGGCGTTCGACCCATTCACCACTTCTCTGGAGGATGAAGAGCCCATGGAGCTCAGTGGGAGTGAGGAAGACCTCCACCAGGGCGGGGCGCCCAACAACACCACCCCGCATTTTGGGCGGGTGCGTACCAGCAGCACCCTCTCCCGGCTCTCCCGGCACAGCTCCAAGGGTGGCGGCTCGGCCGCCGTCACCTACCGATTCGGATCCGTGGGACAGGATACCCAATTCTGCTTGTGGGACCTCACGGACGACATCCTTTACCCTCGTCTGCCGCTTTCCCGCGCCTTCACCAACACATTCGGACCAACTTTGCCCAACTCTGGGGGTGGCGGCGTGGAGGGCCATCACCACCCACCGGTGGTGGGCACCTCCAATCCACCCACGCTGCCCCTACCGCTTCCccgctccctctctcgctccaaCTCACTTCCTCACCCGGCGGTCGCCAACACCTCCAAGAGCCAGGGTACCACGGAGTGCGCCACTGGCGGAACAGGTAGTGGGACCGGCACGACGGGTGGCGGCCCGGGTAATACCGCGCCGTTCAGCATCGGCCGATTTGCCACCCTCACCCTCCAGGAGCGCAAGTCGGACAAATCGGTGGTAGGCAGCGGAGTTGAGAAAGAACACAAACGCTACCACAGTCTGGGTAATATCAGCAAGAGTAACGATAAGATCAACGTGGCACCGCGAGGCAGCGGGCGCCTGGACGCCGCCAAGGTGCTAGGCACCACGTTGTGTCCGCGCATGCACGAGGTGCCGCTGCTGGAGCCGCTTGTGTGCAAGAAGATTGCCCACGAGAGACTCACCGTGTTGGTGTTTATGGACGACTGCATCATCACGGCGTGTCAGGAGGGGCTCATCTGCACCTGGGCCAGGCCTGGCAAAGTG AACTTGACAGCACAGAATGGAAACTCTCCGAGCGGCACGGTGGTATAG